The Rhodocytophaga rosea genome has a segment encoding these proteins:
- a CDS encoding Nramp family divalent metal transporter: protein MKTERSAPAVVDSSQASNSVFVSAKKWLLSLGPGIITAALVFGPSKMTITSKLGAVYGYSLLWIVAVAIFFMAIFTAMGARIGMATRQTLLSTIRQKWGKTAAIAIGLGVFFVTTSFQAGNSIGVGISIAETNNTSPVVWIIAFNVIGIVLLFFRGFYKVLEKLMIFLVGLMLFAFITTLFLAKPDFSQVVTGFIPAIPEGSFGLVIAFMASCFSIVGAFYQSYLVQERMKANPEKVEKRNDSITGILILGIMSAIVLICAASVLHTKQIPVNNASDMAKALEPLFGKYASTLFLAGLFGASFSSLVGNATVGGSLLGDALGYGSKLDSKVVKGLIALVMIIGASIAIIFGKLPLELIVFAQSVTIFLVPFIGIAMYTVANDGQIMGSYKNSPAIKILAGLGLLLIILLAISNVKELFFK from the coding sequence TTGAAAACAGAACGTTCTGCTCCGGCAGTGGTAGATTCCTCGCAGGCTTCAAATAGTGTATTTGTTTCTGCAAAAAAATGGCTATTGTCCCTGGGGCCAGGTATTATTACAGCAGCTTTAGTATTTGGCCCCAGCAAAATGACCATTACTTCTAAACTGGGTGCTGTATATGGCTACAGCCTGTTATGGATAGTTGCGGTAGCTATATTCTTTATGGCCATTTTCACTGCGATGGGAGCAAGAATTGGAATGGCTACCAGGCAAACCCTGCTGAGTACCATCCGTCAGAAATGGGGAAAAACGGCAGCTATTGCCATAGGCTTAGGTGTATTCTTTGTTACCACTTCTTTTCAGGCAGGAAATTCAATTGGCGTAGGCATCTCCATTGCAGAAACCAATAATACTTCTCCGGTGGTTTGGATCATTGCTTTTAATGTGATTGGTATTGTTTTACTTTTTTTCAGGGGGTTTTACAAAGTACTCGAAAAGCTGATGATTTTCCTGGTAGGCTTGATGCTGTTTGCTTTTATTACTACACTGTTTCTGGCCAAACCTGATTTTTCCCAGGTAGTCACAGGATTTATACCTGCTATTCCGGAGGGTTCTTTCGGACTGGTGATTGCCTTTATGGCATCCTGTTTTTCAATTGTAGGCGCTTTTTACCAGTCCTACCTGGTGCAGGAAAGAATGAAAGCCAATCCGGAAAAGGTTGAAAAACGCAATGACAGCATTACTGGTATCTTGATATTAGGCATCATGAGTGCCATTGTACTCATCTGTGCTGCGTCCGTTTTGCATACCAAACAAATTCCGGTAAATAATGCTTCTGACATGGCTAAAGCCTTAGAACCACTTTTCGGAAAATATGCATCTACGCTTTTTCTGGCCGGCTTATTTGGTGCTTCTTTTTCCTCTCTGGTTGGTAATGCTACGGTAGGTGGTTCTTTACTGGGTGATGCACTGGGTTATGGCAGTAAATTGGATTCAAAAGTAGTAAAAGGGCTGATTGCCCTGGTAATGATCATTGGAGCTAGTATCGCTATTATCTTCGGTAAACTCCCCCTGGAACTCATTGTATTTGCGCAGAGTGTAACCATTTTTCTGGTTCCTTTTATTGGCATTGCCATGTATACCGTTGCCAATGATGGCCAGATTATGGGTTCTTACAAAAATTCTCCTGCTATTAAGATTCTGGCCGGGTTAGGATTGTTGCTGATTATTTTGCTGGCCATAAGCAATGTAAAAGAATTGTTCTTTAAATAA
- a CDS encoding NAD-dependent epimerase/dehydratase family protein — protein MNSLETLERELYKPSDALITDIQRLEGDIIILGVGGKMGPSLAKLAKQAIKQAGIKKNIIGVSRFSDRELQTELEAHGIQTIAADLLNDDQLQSLPEVANVLYLAGTKFGTTGKESFTWAMNAYLPGRVAEKYKLSRIVAFSTGNVYPFMPVQSGGPSEDHPTGPVGEYGQSCLGRERIFQYFSTRYNIPTLLYRLNYAIDFKYGVLLEIARSVEEQKPIDLTTGNVNVIWQGDANEIAIRALHHCQVPAKLLNVTGPETISIQWLATQFGKLLGKKPVFINEVQPTALLNNASQAHRLFGYPNVSLQQMIELTVMWLKEGGKTLAKPTHFQERTGQF, from the coding sequence ATGAATTCATTAGAAACACTGGAAAGAGAGCTTTATAAACCTTCGGATGCCTTAATCACCGACATACAACGTCTGGAAGGAGATATTATCATTTTGGGAGTGGGAGGAAAAATGGGGCCAAGTCTGGCTAAACTTGCTAAACAAGCCATTAAACAGGCTGGCATTAAAAAAAATATCATTGGCGTTTCCAGGTTTTCAGATCGTGAATTACAAACTGAACTGGAAGCCCATGGTATTCAAACCATTGCTGCAGATCTCTTGAATGATGATCAGTTACAATCATTACCGGAGGTGGCTAATGTTTTGTATCTGGCAGGTACCAAATTCGGAACTACCGGAAAAGAATCGTTTACCTGGGCGATGAATGCCTATTTACCAGGCAGAGTGGCTGAAAAATACAAACTTTCTCGCATTGTCGCTTTCTCCACGGGTAATGTATATCCTTTCATGCCAGTTCAGAGTGGAGGTCCTTCAGAAGATCATCCTACCGGGCCAGTAGGTGAATACGGGCAATCCTGCCTGGGCAGGGAACGTATTTTTCAGTATTTTTCTACAAGGTATAATATTCCAACTTTACTTTACCGGCTCAACTATGCCATCGATTTTAAATATGGCGTTTTGCTGGAAATTGCCAGATCAGTGGAAGAACAAAAACCCATTGATCTCACAACTGGAAATGTAAATGTAATCTGGCAGGGAGATGCGAATGAAATAGCTATAAGGGCATTGCATCATTGCCAGGTGCCTGCCAAACTATTAAATGTGACCGGCCCTGAAACCATTTCTATTCAATGGCTGGCTACCCAGTTTGGAAAATTACTGGGAAAGAAACCAGTTTTCATAAACGAAGTGCAACCGACAGCGCTTTTGAATAATGCTTCACAGGCGCATCGTTTATTTGGGTACCCAAATGTATCTCTTCAGCAAATGATAGAACTAACTGTGATGTGGCTAAAAGAAGGCGGAAAAACCCTGGCCAAACCGACACACTTTCAGGAAAGGACTGGTCAGTTTTAG
- a CDS encoding dihydrodipicolinate synthase family protein, translating into MKTSALQAPIKALLHQGTVIPAHPLALDQNRKLDERQQRGLTRYYMASGAGGVAVGVHTTQFEIRDPKINLYEPVLKLAAEEIADAGLKRPFIKVAGIVGPTQQALAEAEIALTHGYDLGLLSMGGLKDWTEKQVLDRVKAVADIIPVFGFYLQPSVGGRIFSYDFWKEFADIPNIHAIKVASFNRYQTLDVVRAVCASSRRDEIALYTGNDDNIVADLLTTYRFTIDGKKIEKTFVGGLLGHWAIWTKKAVELLDEIKHCKKNGYTRMEELLTRGIEITDVNAAMFDPAHDFHGCIPGIHEILRRQGLLTGRWCLNPAEELSPGQLEEIDRVYAMYPHLNDDAFVKEHITQEARAL; encoded by the coding sequence ATGAAAACATCAGCATTACAAGCACCAATTAAAGCATTATTACACCAGGGAACTGTCATTCCTGCGCATCCATTGGCATTGGATCAGAACCGGAAACTGGATGAGCGGCAGCAACGAGGATTAACCAGGTATTATATGGCCAGTGGTGCCGGAGGTGTAGCCGTTGGTGTGCATACGACTCAGTTTGAGATCAGAGACCCGAAGATAAATCTATATGAACCTGTATTGAAGTTAGCTGCCGAAGAAATAGCAGATGCCGGTTTGAAACGTCCATTCATCAAAGTCGCAGGAATTGTTGGTCCAACACAACAGGCATTAGCCGAAGCAGAAATAGCTTTAACACATGGATATGACCTGGGTCTGCTCAGTATGGGCGGATTGAAAGACTGGACCGAAAAACAGGTTCTGGACCGGGTGAAAGCAGTTGCTGATATTATTCCGGTATTCGGCTTTTACCTGCAACCCTCTGTGGGTGGCAGAATATTCTCGTATGATTTCTGGAAAGAATTTGCTGATATTCCGAATATTCATGCGATAAAAGTTGCATCCTTTAACCGCTATCAAACCCTGGATGTTGTCCGGGCGGTGTGTGCCTCCAGCCGTCGGGACGAAATTGCGCTTTATACTGGAAACGACGATAATATTGTTGCCGACCTCCTGACTACCTACCGGTTTACAATTGATGGTAAAAAAATAGAAAAAACCTTTGTCGGCGGTTTGCTAGGTCATTGGGCGATATGGACCAAAAAAGCGGTCGAACTCCTGGATGAGATTAAACATTGCAAGAAAAATGGATATACCAGAATGGAAGAACTCCTGACCAGAGGCATAGAAATTACGGATGTAAATGCTGCTATGTTTGACCCGGCACATGATTTTCATGGCTGCATTCCTGGCATTCATGAAATACTGCGCAGACAAGGCTTGTTAACTGGCAGGTGGTGTTTGAACCCAGCCGAAGAATTATCTCCCGGACAATTAGAAGAAATAGACCGGGTCTATGCCATGTATCCGCATCTGAACGATGATGCTTTTGTAAAAGAACACATCACACAGGAAGCCAGAGCATTGTAA